In one window of Bifidobacterium sp. WK041_4_12 DNA:
- a CDS encoding acetylornithine transaminase, whose protein sequence is MSAGERLGKLDEQWLDEYQDVHMHVFGKPLRVLDHGKGTHVWDVDGNEYLDFLGGIAVNSVGYANPRWIEALTAQASKAAHVSNYFATEPQIRLAEKLIELSGAPHGSHVYFGNSGTEGNEAALKLAKLYGCTLPNAHSVMGGKEPRIIALKHGFHGRTMGSLSATWKPDIRQPFEPLIPDVEFVEANDIDAMHDAFARTGIGKYAKGPVAAVIIEMIQGEAGVLPLDPAYVQGLRALCDQHQALLIVDEVQTGIGRTGSWFAFQRNDLSGGIQPDIVTFAKGVAGGFPMGGMIAFGSRLSDMYTAGLHGSTFGGNPLGAAAALATLQIIEDDGLVNNAEKRGEQLRAGFDACDNELFVSTRGRGLLNAVLLSHPCAHAVVNWALEHGLIVNAVASNALRLAPSLVVSAEDVDSCIAILSQVPSDLPDD, encoded by the coding sequence ATGTCAGCAGGTGAACGATTGGGAAAGCTTGACGAACAGTGGCTGGACGAATACCAGGATGTGCACATGCATGTCTTTGGCAAGCCACTTCGCGTGCTCGATCATGGCAAGGGCACCCACGTCTGGGACGTGGACGGCAATGAATATCTCGATTTTCTTGGAGGCATCGCCGTCAATTCGGTAGGGTATGCGAATCCTCGCTGGATTGAGGCTCTGACCGCTCAGGCATCGAAGGCGGCCCATGTCAGCAACTATTTTGCCACCGAGCCGCAGATCAGACTGGCTGAGAAGCTTATCGAACTGTCGGGGGCACCACACGGATCGCATGTGTATTTCGGCAATTCCGGTACCGAAGGCAATGAGGCGGCCCTGAAGCTGGCTAAGCTGTATGGCTGCACCTTGCCCAACGCGCATTCGGTCATGGGAGGCAAAGAGCCAAGAATCATAGCGTTGAAGCATGGCTTCCACGGTCGCACCATGGGTTCTCTGAGTGCCACATGGAAACCGGACATCCGCCAGCCCTTCGAACCGTTGATTCCTGATGTCGAGTTTGTCGAGGCCAACGATATCGATGCCATGCACGATGCCTTTGCCAGAACCGGCATTGGCAAGTATGCGAAAGGCCCTGTGGCTGCGGTGATCATCGAAATGATTCAGGGAGAGGCAGGAGTCCTGCCGCTTGATCCTGCATATGTGCAAGGGTTAAGGGCTCTGTGCGATCAGCATCAGGCGCTGCTGATCGTTGACGAAGTGCAGACGGGCATCGGTCGTACCGGTTCCTGGTTCGCCTTCCAGCGCAACGACCTGAGCGGGGGAATCCAACCCGATATCGTCACCTTCGCCAAGGGCGTTGCGGGCGGTTTCCCGATGGGCGGCATGATTGCCTTTGGTTCGAGGCTTTCCGACATGTATACCGCAGGGCTTCACGGATCGACTTTTGGCGGCAATCCTCTGGGTGCTGCCGCAGCGCTGGCAACCTTGCAGATCATTGAGGATGACGGACTCGTCAATAATGCTGAAAAACGAGGCGAACAGCTTCGTGCAGGCTTTGATGCCTGTGATAACGAGCTGTTTGTGTCCACACGAGGTCGAGGTCTGCTGAACGCAGTGCTGCTCTCGCATCCATGCGCGCATGCCGTGGTCAACTGGGCTTTGGAGCATGGGCTGATTGTCAACGCCGTCGCCTCGAACGCTCTGCGTCTGGCTCCATCATTGGTGGTCAGCGCCGAGGATGTCGATAGCTGCATTGCGATACTCTCGCAAGTTCCCTCGGATCTGCCCGATGACTGA
- the argH gene encoding argininosuccinate lyase, translated as MAEQGHESIALWGGRFTSGPSPELSRLSKSTQFDWRLADDDIAGSRAHARALARAGLLTDDELTRMETSLDELQRRVDAGEFVPEESDEDEATALERGLLEIAGDELGGKLRAGRSRNDQIAALIRMWLRRHARVVAKDVLDLVASIIKQSHAAGTTVMPGRTHMQHAQPVLLAHQLMAHAWPLLRDVDRLVDWDKRADASPYGSGALAGNTLGLDPQAVAKDLGFSRVTENSIDGTASRDAVAEFAFVAAMIGIDLSRLSEEIIIWNTQEFAFVRLDDAYSTGSSIMPQKKNPDIAELARGKAGRLIGDLTGLMTTLKGLPTAYARDLQEDKEAVFDQVDTLEVVLPAFSGMVATLQFDGRRLEEEAPTGFALATDIAEWLVKHGVPFRHAHELSGACVKRAESQSEELWDLKDSEFSEIFDGFIDADLAPQVREVLTTQGSVKARNGKGGTSPERVAEQIHDAEIQLKTLASRIDKQ; from the coding sequence ATGGCTGAGCAAGGTCATGAATCAATCGCATTATGGGGCGGACGCTTCACGTCGGGTCCTTCGCCAGAACTGTCACGATTGAGCAAATCCACGCAGTTCGATTGGCGTCTTGCCGATGATGACATCGCGGGTTCTCGCGCTCATGCCCGTGCCCTGGCACGGGCAGGTCTGCTCACCGATGATGAGCTCACTCGCATGGAGACTTCCCTTGATGAACTTCAACGCAGGGTCGATGCGGGTGAATTCGTTCCCGAGGAATCGGACGAGGATGAGGCTACCGCTCTCGAACGTGGCCTGCTCGAGATTGCAGGTGACGAATTGGGCGGAAAGCTCAGAGCGGGGCGTTCGCGAAACGATCAGATCGCTGCCCTGATCCGCATGTGGCTGCGACGCCATGCTCGCGTGGTCGCCAAGGACGTGCTCGACCTGGTCGCGTCGATCATCAAGCAATCCCATGCTGCCGGGACGACGGTGATGCCTGGTCGCACGCATATGCAGCATGCTCAGCCCGTGTTGCTGGCTCATCAGCTCATGGCACATGCATGGCCGCTGTTGCGCGATGTTGACCGACTTGTTGACTGGGACAAACGGGCCGATGCAAGCCCGTATGGTTCTGGTGCTCTGGCGGGCAATACGCTGGGACTTGACCCTCAGGCCGTTGCCAAGGATCTCGGCTTTTCACGTGTTACCGAGAATTCCATTGACGGCACGGCTTCGCGTGATGCAGTTGCAGAATTTGCGTTCGTCGCTGCCATGATTGGCATCGATCTGTCACGGTTGAGCGAAGAGATCATCATATGGAATACGCAGGAGTTCGCGTTCGTCCGTCTGGATGATGCGTATTCGACCGGCTCGTCGATCATGCCGCAGAAAAAGAATCCAGACATTGCCGAGCTCGCTCGCGGCAAGGCAGGTCGACTGATTGGCGATCTGACGGGACTGATGACCACGCTGAAAGGCTTGCCGACCGCCTACGCACGAGATCTGCAGGAGGACAAGGAGGCGGTCTTCGACCAAGTGGATACGCTCGAAGTGGTGCTGCCTGCCTTCTCTGGCATGGTCGCCACACTCCAGTTCGATGGCAGACGTTTGGAGGAGGAAGCTCCGACCGGCTTTGCGCTGGCCACCGACATCGCCGAATGGCTGGTCAAGCATGGCGTGCCGTTCCGCCATGCCCATGAGCTTTCAGGAGCATGCGTCAAGCGTGCCGAAAGCCAAAGCGAAGAACTGTGGGATTTGAAGGATTCAGAGTTCAGTGAAATCTTCGATGGCTTCATCGATGCTGACCTCGCTCCGCAGGTTCGAGAGGTGCTCACCACCCAAGGTTCGGTCAAGGCGCGCAACGGCAAGGGCGGTACGTCGCCCGAACGCGTTGCAGAACAGATTCATGATGCCGAAATCCAGCTGAAGACGCTTGCGAGCCGGATAGATAAGCAATGA
- the tyrS gene encoding tyrosine--tRNA ligase: MVQVTNYRQAGFDSLSDELQWRGLIAQHTDETRLFETLNGKPISFYAGFDPTAASLHIGNLVQLINMRHLQAAGHTPYALVGGATGLIGDPRESGERTLNAAEIVEQWAQRLRQQISRFLDADGDNAVQFVNNYDWTASMSVIDFLRDVGKNFRLGTMLNKDIVARRLNSDEGISFTEFSYQVLQGNDFLHLFDTHDCVLELGGNDQWGNLVSGLDLIHKVRGKNVSVMTSPIITDAQGKKFGKSEGGAIWLDPTMLSPYRFYQFWFNQPDDQVIKLLKYFTFLSKQEIEELAKEVVDNPGARQAQKVLAWEVTSFVHGDRATQQAIDAASALFGRGADLHEIDSETLAASLDGVKVSMGEGADKDFASASVGERLVEAAVHAGLFASVSQARKIVTSGGMYLNNARVEQADAELGAEDFLQGGFAVIRRGKKTIGAVRLQD; the protein is encoded by the coding sequence ATGGTGCAAGTCACGAACTACAGGCAGGCGGGATTCGATTCGTTGTCGGACGAATTGCAATGGCGCGGTTTAATAGCTCAGCACACTGACGAGACACGGCTTTTCGAAACCCTCAATGGAAAGCCGATCAGTTTCTACGCAGGTTTTGATCCAACGGCTGCTTCGCTCCACATTGGCAATCTTGTTCAGCTCATCAACATGCGTCATTTACAGGCTGCAGGGCATACACCCTATGCGCTTGTCGGTGGGGCAACGGGTCTGATTGGCGATCCTCGCGAATCGGGGGAGCGAACCCTCAATGCCGCTGAGATCGTTGAGCAGTGGGCGCAGCGTCTGCGTCAGCAGATCAGCAGATTTCTCGATGCTGACGGTGACAATGCCGTGCAATTCGTGAACAATTATGACTGGACTGCCTCGATGTCGGTCATCGATTTCTTGCGTGACGTGGGCAAGAATTTCCGACTCGGCACCATGCTGAACAAGGACATCGTGGCTCGCCGTCTCAACTCCGACGAGGGAATCTCCTTCACAGAATTCAGCTATCAGGTATTGCAGGGCAATGACTTCCTGCATCTTTTCGATACCCATGACTGCGTGCTTGAACTTGGTGGCAACGATCAGTGGGGCAATCTCGTCAGCGGTCTCGATCTGATTCACAAGGTGCGTGGCAAGAATGTCAGTGTGATGACATCGCCAATCATCACCGATGCCCAGGGTAAGAAGTTCGGCAAGTCGGAAGGTGGAGCCATCTGGCTTGATCCGACCATGCTGAGCCCATATCGTTTCTACCAGTTCTGGTTCAATCAGCCTGACGATCAGGTCATCAAACTCTTGAAATACTTCACTTTCCTTTCCAAGCAGGAGATTGAAGAGCTTGCCAAGGAAGTCGTGGATAACCCCGGAGCGCGGCAAGCACAGAAAGTGTTGGCTTGGGAAGTGACGAGCTTCGTGCATGGCGATCGCGCCACACAGCAGGCCATTGACGCGGCTTCTGCACTGTTCGGTCGAGGCGCTGATCTCCACGAGATTGATAGCGAAACACTGGCAGCTTCGCTGGATGGAGTCAAGGTATCGATGGGCGAAGGCGCGGACAAGGACTTTGCGTCGGCATCGGTCGGCGAGCGTCTTGTCGAAGCAGCCGTGCATGCAGGGTTGTTTGCTTCTGTCTCGCAGGCGCGTAAGATCGTCACATCGGGTGGGATGTATCTCAACAACGCTCGCGTGGAACAAGCCGATGCCGAACTTGGTGCCGAAGACTTCCTGCAAGGTGGATTTGCAGTGATTCGTAGGGGAAAGAAAACCATAGGTGCAGTTCGTCTGCAGGACTAG
- the argB gene encoding acetylglutamate kinase has protein sequence MSEIKGPGFRFDVHTDLRADQKAEVLIEALPWLEEFSGERIVIKYGGNAMVDQRLKQCFAEDMVFLRQVGLHPIVVHGGGPQISRMLKALGIKSEFKGGLRVTTPEAMDVVRMVLTGKVSRELVGMINAHGPYAVGLSGEDGGLFSAMQRKPIIEGVATDIGLVGDVVSVDASAVEDLVSAGRIPVVSSVAPDESNPMQVLNVNADSAAAALAAAVGASKFLILTDIDGLYADWPDENSLIGRIGVENLRDMLPDLETGMKPKMEACVRALDGGVVQAHIIDGRKPHSLLNEIFTSYGIGTMVVPEDGIEMRSSYVSR, from the coding sequence ATGAGCGAGATAAAGGGACCAGGCTTCCGCTTCGACGTCCACACCGATTTGAGAGCCGACCAAAAGGCTGAGGTGCTCATTGAAGCGTTGCCATGGCTTGAGGAATTCTCAGGCGAACGCATTGTCATCAAATATGGCGGCAATGCGATGGTGGATCAGCGTCTCAAGCAGTGCTTTGCTGAAGACATGGTGTTCCTACGACAGGTTGGACTGCATCCGATTGTCGTTCATGGGGGCGGACCTCAGATTTCCAGAATGCTCAAGGCTTTGGGTATCAAATCTGAATTCAAGGGCGGGCTGCGCGTCACCACGCCTGAGGCCATGGATGTCGTTCGCATGGTGCTGACAGGCAAGGTGTCTCGAGAGCTGGTCGGCATGATCAATGCTCATGGCCCATATGCGGTCGGGCTTTCAGGCGAAGATGGCGGATTGTTCTCGGCAATGCAGAGAAAGCCCATCATCGAAGGTGTTGCGACGGATATCGGTCTTGTCGGTGACGTTGTCAGCGTTGATGCCTCGGCTGTCGAAGATCTCGTCAGCGCTGGCAGGATTCCTGTGGTGTCCTCGGTCGCTCCTGACGAATCGAATCCGATGCAGGTATTGAACGTGAATGCGGATTCGGCGGCTGCAGCGCTTGCAGCGGCAGTCGGTGCCTCGAAATTCCTTATCCTGACCGACATCGATGGCCTTTACGCCGATTGGCCGGACGAGAATTCGCTGATTGGTCGCATCGGTGTAGAAAACCTCAGAGACATGCTCCCAGACTTGGAAACCGGGATGAAACCGAAGATGGAAGCGTGTGTACGTGCACTTGATGGGGGAGTCGTTCAGGCACATATCATCGATGGCCGCAAGCCACATTCCCTGTTGAATGAGATTTTTACTTCATATGGGATTGGCACGATGGTCGTTCCTGAAGATGGAATAGAAATGAGGAGTTCGTATGTCAGCAGGTGA
- the argJ gene encoding bifunctional glutamate N-acetyltransferase/amino-acid acetyltransferase ArgJ yields MSVTFAQGFQAAGVVAGISSHQGKRDLAVVVNQGPLDVVAGVFTPNRFCAAPVQWSRKAVQDGHLKGVVVNSGGANACTGQAGLEQSTQTAQELAKLIGTDAHAVAVASTGLIGELLPLDHVLHGVHDAFDHLDDGEQAGSDAAHAIMTTDTTMKTVEIQGSGFRVGGMVKGSGMIAPQLATMICILTTDAVVTSEQAQQALQQGTQTSFNRIDVDGCMSTNDTVLLLASGASGISPEPQEFNKAVAEACASLAHQIVGDGEGSSHDVDMTVIGASDERAALACARAVASSNLMKCAIAGNDPNWGRVVSSIGTVPESIAPYDPNKVTVDINGIRVCDGGKPGQDRSLVDMTPRHVDIVINLHAGESQGTIWTDDLTHEYVRINSDYES; encoded by the coding sequence ATGAGCGTCACATTTGCACAGGGTTTTCAGGCAGCGGGGGTTGTTGCAGGAATTTCGAGCCATCAAGGCAAGCGCGACCTTGCAGTAGTCGTCAATCAGGGACCTCTCGATGTCGTCGCCGGTGTCTTCACGCCTAACAGATTCTGCGCCGCACCGGTGCAGTGGTCCAGAAAGGCCGTTCAGGACGGGCATCTCAAGGGTGTTGTGGTCAATTCAGGTGGTGCCAATGCGTGCACGGGTCAGGCAGGGCTTGAACAAAGCACACAGACTGCGCAAGAACTCGCAAAGCTGATAGGGACCGATGCACATGCCGTTGCTGTCGCTTCGACCGGGCTGATTGGCGAACTGCTTCCTCTTGATCATGTGTTGCACGGAGTCCATGATGCCTTCGATCATCTCGATGATGGCGAACAGGCCGGTTCGGATGCGGCACATGCGATCATGACCACCGATACCACGATGAAAACCGTTGAAATCCAAGGCTCAGGATTCCGCGTGGGCGGCATGGTCAAGGGTTCAGGCATGATCGCCCCCCAACTCGCCACAATGATCTGCATACTCACCACCGACGCGGTCGTGACCTCTGAGCAGGCGCAGCAGGCGCTGCAACAAGGCACTCAGACCTCATTCAATCGCATCGACGTTGACGGCTGCATGTCCACCAACGATACGGTTTTGCTGCTCGCCTCGGGTGCAAGCGGCATCAGCCCTGAGCCGCAAGAGTTCAATAAGGCAGTAGCCGAAGCCTGTGCGTCGCTTGCCCATCAGATTGTCGGCGATGGAGAAGGCTCCTCGCACGATGTCGACATGACCGTGATCGGCGCAAGCGATGAACGGGCCGCTCTGGCGTGCGCACGAGCAGTCGCATCGTCGAATCTGATGAAATGCGCCATAGCGGGCAACGATCCCAATTGGGGAAGAGTCGTTTCATCGATCGGCACCGTTCCAGAATCCATTGCTCCCTACGACCCCAACAAGGTGACCGTTGACATCAATGGCATACGCGTCTGTGACGGTGGCAAGCCCGGTCAGGACCGCTCGCTCGTTGACATGACCCCACGTCACGTGGACATCGTTATCAATCTGCACGCAGGAGAATCTCAGGGAACCATATGGACCGACGACTTGACTCATGAATATGTACGAATCAATTCAGACTACGAATCATGA
- a CDS encoding arginine repressor, producing the protein MSDEAYSGLRRPPTRAARHGAIQQALSNSAITSQQQLATVLATQGIEVTQATLSRDLDEMHASKQRQPDGSFAYVVPESTVSGEFSKVRPMPDDEDDAEHGAEHSTLNRAEQQLSRTLTGLVTSVATAQNLVVIHTPSGAAQYVASVLDRQSIQGVVGTIAGDDTVMAIAVDAETAQDKAEWFLLLASGGESSHMSSKQQG; encoded by the coding sequence ATGAGCGATGAAGCATATTCAGGACTCAGGAGACCACCGACGCGAGCTGCAAGGCACGGTGCAATTCAGCAGGCACTGTCCAACTCTGCCATAACCTCTCAGCAGCAGCTGGCCACGGTGCTTGCCACTCAGGGCATTGAGGTAACCCAGGCCACCTTGAGTCGTGATCTGGACGAGATGCATGCGAGCAAGCAGCGTCAGCCCGATGGAAGCTTTGCCTACGTGGTACCGGAATCAACTGTTTCTGGAGAGTTCTCCAAGGTTCGGCCCATGCCTGACGATGAGGATGATGCGGAGCATGGCGCAGAACATAGCACATTGAACCGCGCTGAGCAGCAGCTTTCGAGAACGCTGACTGGTCTCGTGACTTCTGTAGCCACTGCACAGAACCTTGTGGTGATTCACACGCCTTCGGGAGCTGCACAATACGTTGCCAGCGTGTTGGATCGTCAGTCCATTCAGGGAGTTGTCGGAACGATTGCCGGGGATGACACGGTCATGGCCATTGCCGTCGATGCCGAGACCGCCCAGGACAAGGCAGAATGGTTTCTACTGCTCGCCTCCGGAGGAGAATCGTCACATATGAGTTCAAAACAACAAGGGTAG
- a CDS encoding argininosuccinate synthase gives MSDNKRIVLAYSGGLDTSVAIPYLKDRTGKDVVAVSLDVGQGGERLQTIKQRALACGAVESYVVDARNEFADEYCMMALQANAMYEGVYPLVSAISRPLITKHLVHAAHQFGADTIAHGCTGKGNDQVRFEVSIMSIDPTLKAISPIRDLGLMRDVEIAYAKEHKLPIEQTEKSPYSIDQNVWGRAIETGYLEDPWNAPTKDVYSYTDDPAFPPVEDEVTITFKKGIPVQIDGKDVTPLQAIEEMNRRAGAQGIGRIDLIEDRLVGIKSRELYEAPGAIALITAHEELENCCLEREQHRIKRDIDKRWGELVYDAQWYSPAVKSLTAFIKDTQEYVSGQIRMSLHGGRAVVTGRRSDSSLYDYSLATYETGDSFDQKASNGFIEIYGLPSKVAAARDVKFGNAVEVPQGDVK, from the coding sequence ATGAGTGACAACAAAAGAATCGTCTTGGCCTATTCGGGAGGTTTGGATACCTCCGTCGCCATTCCATATCTGAAGGATCGCACCGGCAAGGATGTCGTTGCCGTCTCCTTGGACGTGGGTCAGGGTGGTGAACGCCTCCAGACAATCAAGCAGCGCGCACTGGCTTGCGGTGCCGTCGAATCGTACGTTGTGGATGCACGCAACGAGTTTGCGGACGAATACTGCATGATGGCACTTCAGGCCAATGCCATGTATGAGGGTGTATACCCACTGGTATCCGCCATTTCCAGACCATTGATTACGAAGCATCTGGTTCATGCGGCGCATCAGTTTGGGGCAGACACGATTGCCCATGGATGCACGGGCAAGGGCAACGACCAGGTGCGCTTTGAAGTGTCCATCATGTCCATCGATCCAACGCTGAAGGCCATCAGCCCCATCCGCGATCTTGGTCTGATGCGTGACGTTGAAATCGCGTATGCCAAGGAGCACAAGCTGCCGATAGAGCAGACGGAGAAAAGCCCCTATTCCATCGACCAGAACGTATGGGGACGCGCAATCGAGACAGGCTATCTTGAGGATCCGTGGAACGCGCCCACCAAGGATGTCTATTCGTACACTGACGACCCAGCATTCCCGCCGGTTGAGGACGAAGTGACGATCACCTTCAAGAAGGGCATTCCCGTCCAGATCGATGGCAAGGATGTCACGCCCCTGCAGGCCATCGAAGAGATGAACCGCCGCGCAGGAGCACAGGGCATCGGCCGCATCGACCTGATTGAAGATCGACTGGTCGGCATCAAGTCACGCGAACTGTACGAGGCACCCGGTGCCATTGCCTTGATAACGGCTCACGAGGAGCTTGAAAACTGCTGCCTTGAGCGTGAACAGCATCGCATCAAGCGTGACATCGACAAGCGCTGGGGCGAGCTGGTCTATGACGCACAATGGTATTCGCCAGCGGTCAAGTCCCTGACAGCCTTCATCAAGGACACGCAGGAGTACGTGTCCGGTCAGATTCGCATGAGCCTTCACGGTGGCCGCGCAGTCGTGACGGGTCGTCGCTCAGACAGCTCGCTCTACGACTACTCCCTTGCCACATACGAGACCGGCGACTCCTTCGATCAGAAGGCATCGAACGGTTTCATCGAGATCTACGGCCTTCCAAGCAAGGTCGCCGCAGCGCGTGATGTGAAGTTCGGCAATGCGGTGGAAGTTCCACAAGGTGACGTCAAATAG
- the argF gene encoding ornithine carbamoyltransferase, with amino-acid sequence MAAPLRHMLRDDDVSHDEQLQILRLGMKFRENRFHARPFEGPQAVAVLFDKPSTRTRSSFSVGVAELGGYPLVIDKGGSQLGRGEPVADTARVLTRMTSTIVWRTFGQDRVEEMARYATVPVINALTDEFHPCQVLADFLTIAQHRGGVDSLAGKRIAYLGDAGNNMANSYLLAGATAGMHVAVAGPYGYLPDPAIVDDAKTIAKHNNGSVLVTTDPFEAAKDADCIFTDTWVSMGEESEYATRSKPFWDYQVNDELMSHAAPNALFQHCLPAYRGKEVTGSVIDGPQSVVWDEAENRLHAQKALMTWLIGKQREDDDLLA; translated from the coding sequence ATGGCTGCACCTTTACGGCATATGTTGCGCGATGACGATGTCTCACATGACGAGCAACTGCAGATTTTACGACTGGGCATGAAATTCCGAGAAAACCGTTTTCATGCACGACCTTTCGAAGGCCCGCAAGCCGTTGCGGTGCTGTTCGACAAGCCCAGCACCAGAACGAGATCAAGCTTCTCCGTGGGCGTGGCCGAGCTTGGCGGGTATCCTCTCGTGATAGACAAAGGCGGTTCGCAACTTGGCCGTGGCGAGCCCGTTGCCGACACTGCGCGTGTGCTCACACGCATGACCTCGACGATTGTGTGGAGGACTTTCGGCCAGGATCGAGTCGAGGAGATGGCTCGCTATGCCACCGTTCCCGTCATCAACGCCCTGACCGACGAATTCCACCCATGCCAGGTGCTTGCAGATTTTCTTACCATCGCACAGCATCGTGGAGGTGTCGATAGCCTTGCAGGCAAGCGCATCGCGTATCTCGGGGATGCCGGCAACAATATGGCGAATTCATATCTGCTGGCGGGAGCCACTGCGGGCATGCATGTCGCCGTTGCCGGACCTTACGGATATCTGCCCGATCCGGCAATCGTCGACGATGCCAAGACCATTGCAAAGCACAACAACGGTTCGGTTCTCGTGACCACCGATCCTTTCGAAGCGGCGAAGGATGCCGACTGCATTTTCACTGATACCTGGGTTTCGATGGGAGAGGAGAGTGAGTACGCCACTCGTTCGAAGCCCTTCTGGGATTATCAGGTCAATGACGAGCTCATGAGCCATGCCGCTCCGAACGCGCTGTTCCAGCATTGCCTTCCTGCATACCGTGGCAAGGAAGTGACCGGCTCGGTTATCGACGGCCCACAGTCCGTCGTCTGGGATGAAGCCGAAAATCGTCTGCATGCGCAGAAGGCGTTGATGACCTGGCTGATTGGCAAGCAGCGCGAGGACGACGATCTTCTCGCATGA
- the argC gene encoding N-acetyl-gamma-glutamyl-phosphate reductase: protein MARYSVAVAGATGYAGGEALRILATHPNMQVTCVTGHSSIGHRLGEYLPHIPTLANLEIQDTTPDVLNGHDIIILALPHGASGALAAQLDDSAVVVDLGADHRLEEQEMWDSYYGGAYASSWTYGLPEMIASNDHGRLSKQRDSLRGATRIAGPGCNVTAVTLAFQPAIAHQLVDEHDIVADLAVAYSGAGKNLKRMNLLAAEAFNSATPYSVGGTHRHIPEMLQNLTHAAGRAPAQWHEISLGFTPMLVPMSRGILATVSAHLSDAAMQLSDAEIRACWENLYDKEHFVSLLPEGVMPATQNIVGSNCAHLQTAIDRNSQRLYAFAAIDNLNRGTAGQAIQSLNIALGLNEITGLTTIGVAP, encoded by the coding sequence ATGGCACGTTATTCAGTCGCCGTGGCAGGTGCCACGGGCTATGCGGGTGGTGAGGCGTTGCGTATTCTGGCAACCCACCCCAACATGCAGGTCACGTGCGTCACTGGCCATTCATCCATAGGGCATCGGCTTGGTGAATATCTTCCGCACATCCCTACTCTAGCCAATCTAGAGATTCAGGATACGACTCCAGACGTGCTCAATGGGCATGACATCATCATTCTTGCCTTGCCTCACGGAGCTTCGGGCGCTTTGGCTGCACAGCTGGATGACTCAGCCGTCGTTGTTGACCTCGGAGCCGACCATCGTCTTGAGGAACAGGAGATGTGGGACAGCTACTATGGCGGTGCCTATGCCAGTTCCTGGACCTACGGCCTTCCTGAAATGATAGCCAGCAATGATCATGGCAGACTGTCAAAGCAGCGCGATTCCCTCAGGGGAGCCACGCGCATCGCTGGGCCAGGGTGCAATGTCACCGCAGTGACGCTCGCATTCCAGCCAGCCATTGCTCACCAGCTCGTGGATGAACACGACATCGTCGCGGATCTTGCTGTGGCCTATTCGGGCGCTGGCAAGAATCTAAAACGCATGAATCTGCTTGCGGCTGAGGCTTTCAACTCTGCAACACCGTATTCGGTTGGCGGCACTCACCGTCATATTCCTGAAATGCTTCAGAATCTCACCCATGCAGCCGGGCGAGCACCTGCACAATGGCATGAGATTTCGCTTGGATTCACACCCATGCTGGTTCCCATGAGCCGCGGAATTCTTGCCACGGTTTCGGCCCATCTGAGCGACGCCGCAATGCAACTGAGCGATGCCGAGATTCGCGCATGCTGGGAAAATCTCTACGACAAGGAACATTTCGTAAGCCTTTTGCCGGAAGGAGTGATGCCGGCAACCCAGAACATCGTCGGTTCGAACTGTGCGCATCTTCAGACCGCCATCGACCGCAATTCACAGCGTCTCTATGCCTTCGCTGCGATTGACAACCTCAATCGAGGAACTGCCGGTCAGGCGATTCAGTCACTCAACATTGCCTTAGGTCTTAACGAGATTACCGGTTTGACAACGATAGGAGTAGCGCCATGA